The Jiangella sp. DSM 45060 genome contains the following window.
CGCGCGGGTGTCGGTGCGCTTCGCCGGCACCGACCACGACGGCTTCGTCGTCGCCCGCAAGGACTCCAGCGACCACGACGGCAAGCTGGCCCGGCTCCGCCGCGTCGTGTCGGCCGAGCCGGTGCTGGCGCCCGAGATCGTCGCGCTGGCCCGCGCCGTCGCCGACCGCTACGCCGGCACCGTCTCCGACGTCCTGCGGCTGGCCGTCCCGCCCCGGCACGCCACCGCCGAGAAGGCCGCGTCGCCCGAGCCGCCGGACGCACCGGAGCGGCCCGACCCCGGCGGCTGGGCCGAGCACGTCGACGGCGTCGCGCTGCTCGACGCGCTGGCCGGCGGGGGAGCGCCACGTGCCGTCTGGAACCCCGGCCCGGCGGCCGACTGGCCCGACCTCGTGGCCCGGCTGGTGGCCACGACCCTGTCCGCCGGACGCGGCGCGCTGGTGGTGCTGCCCGACGGCCGCGACCTCGAGCTGGCGTCGGCCGCGCTGACGGCGCTGCTGGGCGCGGGCAGCCACGTCGAGCTGGCCGCCGACGCCGGGCCGTCGACGCGGTACAAGCGCTGGCTGGCGGTGCGCCGCGGGGCCGTGCGGGCCGTCGTCGGAACCCGGTCGGCGGCATTCGCGCCGGTGCACGACCTCGGCCTGGTGGTCGTCTGGGACGACGGCGACGACCTGCACGCCGAGCCGCGGGCACCGTACCCGCACGCGCGCGAGGTGCTGCTGCTGCGCGCCTTCCAGGCCGGCGCGGCCGCCGTCGTCGGGGGATTCGCCCGCACCGCCGAGGCCGAGCAGCTGGTGGCGACCGGCTGGGCGCGGCCGGTGACGCCGTCGCGGCCGGCCGTGCGGGCCGCGGCGCCGCGGGTGCACTCCAGCGGCGACGACCACGAGCAGGCCCGAGACGAAGCCGCCCGCACCGCCCGGCTGCCGTCGCTGGCGTGGCGTACGGCGCGGGCCGGGCTGGGCCGTGGGCCGGTCCTGGTGCAGGTGCCACGGGCCGGGTACCTGCCCGGCGTGGCCTGCGGCCGCTGCCGCACGCCCGCGCGCTGTACGGCCTGCTCCGGGCCGCTGGTGCTGGGCCAGGCCGACCGGCCGCCGCGGTGCGCGTGGTGCGCCACGGAGTACCCGTCGTGGCGCTGCGGCGAGTGCGGGCACGGCGCGCTGCGGGCGACCGTCGTCGGGGTGCGGCGCACGGCGGAGGAGCTGGGCCGGGCGTTCCCGGGCGT
Protein-coding sequences here:
- a CDS encoding primosomal protein N' gives rise to the protein MSASEPAEPDQLALVAAPGRRRFRTREPEPLAGERQVASVLVDVGLPHLDRPFDYLVPASMDDDAVVGARVSVRFAGTDHDGFVVARKDSSDHDGKLARLRRVVSAEPVLAPEIVALARAVADRYAGTVSDVLRLAVPPRHATAEKAASPEPPDAPERPDPGGWAEHVDGVALLDALAGGGAPRAVWNPGPAADWPDLVARLVATTLSAGRGALVVLPDGRDLELASAALTALLGAGSHVELAADAGPSTRYKRWLAVRRGAVRAVVGTRSAAFAPVHDLGLVVVWDDGDDLHAEPRAPYPHAREVLLLRAFQAGAAAVVGGFARTAEAEQLVATGWARPVTPSRPAVRAAAPRVHSSGDDHEQARDEAARTARLPSLAWRTARAGLGRGPVLVQVPRAGYLPGVACGRCRTPARCTACSGPLVLGQADRPPRCAWCATEYPSWRCGECGHGALRATVVGVRRTAEELGRAFPGVPVLLSRGDAVRSSVEAEPALVVATPGAEPVAAGGYAAALLLDGTALLARTGLRAAEEALRRWLRAAALVRPGTMGGEIVVVADPGAPAVQALVRWDPAGFAGRELAERSGLHLPPAARVAELTGAPADVDDLLMHLDLPDGAEVIGPVPVDDGARAMIRAPRAAGTALAGALRSAAGIRSARRTGGSVRVRVDPVDFG